From the Hylaeus volcanicus isolate JK05 chromosome 4, UHH_iyHylVolc1.0_haploid, whole genome shotgun sequence genome, one window contains:
- the LOC128874648 gene encoding armadillo segment polarity protein isoform X2 produces MSYQMSSNQSRPMSHGNYQGLGDLPMGSAKEQTLMWQQNSYMGDSGIHSGAVTQAPSLSGKEDDEMEGDQLMFDLDQGFAQGFTQDQVDEMNQQLSHTRSQRVRAAMFPETLEEGIEIPSTQFDPAQPTAVQRLAEPSQMLKHAVVNLINYQDDADLATRAIPELIKLLNDEDQVVVSKAAMVVHQLSKKEASRHAIMNSSQMVAALVRAISNSDDLESTKAAVGTLHNLSHHRQGLLAIFKSGGIPALVKLLSSPMESVLFYAITTLHNLLLHQDGSKMAVRLAGGLQKMVALLQRNNVKFLAIVTDCLQILAFGNQESKLIILASQGPIELVRIMRSYDYEKLLWTTSRVLKVLSVCPSNKPAIVEAGGMQALSMHLGNPSQRLVQNCLWTLRNLSDAGTKVDGLEGLLQSLVQVLSSTDVNVVTCAAGILSNLTCNNQRNKVTVCQVGGVDALVRTIIYADSREEISEPAVCALRHLTSRHGEAETAQNSVRLNYGIQVIVKLLHPSSRWPLVKAVIGLIRNLALCPANHGPLRDHGAIHHLVRLLMHAFPDTQRQRSSVASTGSQQTSGAYVDSGVRMEEIVEGTVGALHILARESHNRVIIRSQNVIPIFVQLLFNEIENIQRVAAGVLCELADDKEGAEMIEQEGATAPLTELLHSRNEGVATYAAAVLFRMSEDKPQEYKKRLSMELTNSLFRDDTNLWNADFGMPPVLQDMLGPDQGYDGMYGQGPPSVHSSHGGRGYQPQGYGQIPVDSMQGLEIGGGSTYGAMDTMDVAHEGDLSFDHLEELPAPPQDNNQVAAWYDTDL; encoded by the exons ATGAGTTATCAAATGTCTTCAAACCAGTCCAGACCGA TGTCTCATGGAAATTATCAAGGTCTGGGGGATCTACCCATGGGTTCTGCCAAAGAGCAAACCCTAATGTGGCAACAAAATTCATACATGGGTGATTCGGGCATACACTCTGGCGCCGTCACCCAAGCGCCATCCTTGTCTGGTAAAGAGGATGACGAGATGGAGGGCGACCAATTAATGTTCGACTTGGACCAGGGGTTCGCCCAAGGGTTTACTCAAGACCAAGTCGACGAAATGAATCAACAGTTGAGTCACACGAGATCTCAGCGTGTTCGCGCTGCGATGTTTCCGGAAACTTTGGAAGAGGGTATTGAAATCCCTTCGACGCAATTTGATCCGGCTCAACCGACCGCTGTACAGAGATTGGCAGAACCAAGTCAAATGTTGAAACATGCCGTCGTCAACTTGATAAACTATCAGGACGACGCGGACCTAGCAACTCGTGCAATACCAGAATTAATTAAGTTGTTAAACGACGAGGACCAAGTTGTTGTATCTAAAGCAGCAATGGTGGTTCACCAATTGTCGAAGAAAGAGGCTTCTCGTCACGCTATCATGAACAGTTCTCAAATGGTAGCTGCGTTAGTTCGCGCCATCTCAAACAGTGATGATCTTGAATCGACAAAAGCAGCAGTTGGAACATTGCATAATTTATCTCATCACAGACAAGGTTTGCTGGCTATTTTCAAGAGCGGTGGTATACCTGCTCTCGTGAAACTCTTGAGCTCTCCGATGGAATCCGTTCTGTTCTACGCCATAACGACGCTTCATAATTTACTGTTACATCAGGATGGTTCTAAAATGGCCGTGCGTCTCGCCGGGGGCTTGCAAAAAATGGTCGCTCTACTTCAAcgaaacaatgtaaaattcttaGCTATAGTAACGGATTGTCTGCAAATTCTTGCATTTGGTAATCAGGAGAGCAAGTTAATCATATTAGCTTCGCAAGGACCAATAGAGCTAGTACGCATTATGCGTTCATACGATTACGAGAAGCTTCTGTGGACAACTTCCAGAGTCTTGAAAGTGTTATCAGTTTGTCCTAGCAATAAACCGGCGATAGTCGAAGCGGGTGGCATGCAAGCACTTTCCATGCATCTCGGTAACCCGAGTCAGAGACTCGTCCAAAACTGTTTGTGGACGCTACGAAATTTGTCGGACGCCGGCACCAAAGTCGACGGATTGGAAGGTTTGCTACAGAGTCTCGTACAAGTGCTTAGCTCGACCGACGTAAATGTCGTCACCTGTGCTGCTGGTATCTTGTCGAATCTTACTTGCAACAACCAACGCAACAAAGTAACGGTATGTCAGGTGGGCGGCGTCGATGCTCTCGTTCGTACCATCATTTATGCAGATAGCCGAGAAGAGATCAGCGAACCAGCGGTGTGCGCGCTCCGTCATTTGACGTCACGTCACGGAGAGGCAGAAACGGCACAGAATTCTGTCCGACTGAATTATGGCATCCAGGTCATAGTGAAGCTTCTACATCCATCTTCACGCTGGCCGCTTGTCAAAGCTGTGATTGGATTAATTCGTAATTTGGCACTTTGTCCTGCAAATCACGGCCCGCTTCGCGACCACGGAGCAATTCACCATCTCGTTAGGCTTTTGATGCACGCTTTCCCCGATACACAGCGG CAACGATCATCCGTGGCAAGCACTGGAAGCCAGCAAACGTCGGGTGCGTACGTGGATAGCGGTGTACGCATGGAAGAAATAGTGGAAGGTACCGTAGGAGCGCTCCATATTCTCGCGAGAGAATCACACAATAGGGTCATCATCAGATCTCAGAACGTTATTCCGATTTTCGTGCAG TTGCTATTCAATGAgatcgaaaatattcaacgCGTAGCGGCTGGAGTACTTTGCGAGCTTGCCGATGATAAGGAGGGTGCTGAGATGATCGAACAAGAAGGCGCTACTGCTCCCTTGACGGAGTTGCTTCATTCTAGGAATGAGGGTGTCGCGACTTACGCGGCAGCCGTGTTATTCCGCATGAGCGAGGACAAACCGCAAGAATACAAGAAACGTTTGTCAATGGAACTCACGAACTCTTTGTTCCGTGACGATACCAATCTCTGGAACGCTGACTTTGGGATGCCTCCAGTTTTGCAG GACATGCTTGGCCCTGATCAAGGCTATGATGGTATGTATGGACAAGGACCCCCTAGCGTACACAGCAGCCACGGAGGCCGAGGGTACCAACCGCAAG
- the LOC128874648 gene encoding armadillo segment polarity protein isoform X3 yields the protein MSYQMSSNQSRPMSHGNYQGLGDLPMGSAKEQTLMWQQNSYMGDSGIHSGAVTQAPSLSGKEDDEMEGDQLMFDLDQGFAQGFTQDQVDEMNQQLSHTRSQRVRAAMFPETLEEGIEIPSTQFDPAQPTAVQRLAEPSQMLKHAVVNLINYQDDADLATRAIPELIKLLNDEDQVVVSKAAMVVHQLSKKEASRHAIMNSSQMVAALVRAISNSDDLESTKAAVGTLHNLSHHRQGLLAIFKSGGIPALVKLLSSPMESVLFYAITTLHNLLLHQDGSKMAVRLAGGLQKMVALLQRNNVKFLAIVTDCLQILAFGNQESKLIILASQGPIELVRIMRSYDYEKLLWTTSRVLKVLSVCPSNKPAIVEAGGMQALSMHLGNPSQRLVQNCLWTLRNLSDAGTKVDGLEGLLQSLVQVLSSTDVNVVTCAAGILSNLTCNNQRNKVTVCQVGGVDALVRTIIYADSREEISEPAVCALRHLTSRHGEAETAQNSVRLNYGIQVIVKLLHPSSRWPLVKAVIGLIRNLALCPANHGPLRDHGAIHHLVRLLMHAFPDTQRQQRSSVASTGSQQTSGAYVDSGVRMEEIVEGTVGALHILARESHNRVIIRSQNVIPIFVQLLFNEIENIQRVAAGVLCELADDKEGAEMIEQEGATAPLTELLHSRNEGVATYAAAVLFRMSEDKPQEYKKRLSMELTNSLFRDDTNLWNADFGMPPVLQGMARYQ from the exons ATGAGTTATCAAATGTCTTCAAACCAGTCCAGACCGA TGTCTCATGGAAATTATCAAGGTCTGGGGGATCTACCCATGGGTTCTGCCAAAGAGCAAACCCTAATGTGGCAACAAAATTCATACATGGGTGATTCGGGCATACACTCTGGCGCCGTCACCCAAGCGCCATCCTTGTCTGGTAAAGAGGATGACGAGATGGAGGGCGACCAATTAATGTTCGACTTGGACCAGGGGTTCGCCCAAGGGTTTACTCAAGACCAAGTCGACGAAATGAATCAACAGTTGAGTCACACGAGATCTCAGCGTGTTCGCGCTGCGATGTTTCCGGAAACTTTGGAAGAGGGTATTGAAATCCCTTCGACGCAATTTGATCCGGCTCAACCGACCGCTGTACAGAGATTGGCAGAACCAAGTCAAATGTTGAAACATGCCGTCGTCAACTTGATAAACTATCAGGACGACGCGGACCTAGCAACTCGTGCAATACCAGAATTAATTAAGTTGTTAAACGACGAGGACCAAGTTGTTGTATCTAAAGCAGCAATGGTGGTTCACCAATTGTCGAAGAAAGAGGCTTCTCGTCACGCTATCATGAACAGTTCTCAAATGGTAGCTGCGTTAGTTCGCGCCATCTCAAACAGTGATGATCTTGAATCGACAAAAGCAGCAGTTGGAACATTGCATAATTTATCTCATCACAGACAAGGTTTGCTGGCTATTTTCAAGAGCGGTGGTATACCTGCTCTCGTGAAACTCTTGAGCTCTCCGATGGAATCCGTTCTGTTCTACGCCATAACGACGCTTCATAATTTACTGTTACATCAGGATGGTTCTAAAATGGCCGTGCGTCTCGCCGGGGGCTTGCAAAAAATGGTCGCTCTACTTCAAcgaaacaatgtaaaattcttaGCTATAGTAACGGATTGTCTGCAAATTCTTGCATTTGGTAATCAGGAGAGCAAGTTAATCATATTAGCTTCGCAAGGACCAATAGAGCTAGTACGCATTATGCGTTCATACGATTACGAGAAGCTTCTGTGGACAACTTCCAGAGTCTTGAAAGTGTTATCAGTTTGTCCTAGCAATAAACCGGCGATAGTCGAAGCGGGTGGCATGCAAGCACTTTCCATGCATCTCGGTAACCCGAGTCAGAGACTCGTCCAAAACTGTTTGTGGACGCTACGAAATTTGTCGGACGCCGGCACCAAAGTCGACGGATTGGAAGGTTTGCTACAGAGTCTCGTACAAGTGCTTAGCTCGACCGACGTAAATGTCGTCACCTGTGCTGCTGGTATCTTGTCGAATCTTACTTGCAACAACCAACGCAACAAAGTAACGGTATGTCAGGTGGGCGGCGTCGATGCTCTCGTTCGTACCATCATTTATGCAGATAGCCGAGAAGAGATCAGCGAACCAGCGGTGTGCGCGCTCCGTCATTTGACGTCACGTCACGGAGAGGCAGAAACGGCACAGAATTCTGTCCGACTGAATTATGGCATCCAGGTCATAGTGAAGCTTCTACATCCATCTTCACGCTGGCCGCTTGTCAAAGCTGTGATTGGATTAATTCGTAATTTGGCACTTTGTCCTGCAAATCACGGCCCGCTTCGCGACCACGGAGCAATTCACCATCTCGTTAGGCTTTTGATGCACGCTTTCCCCGATACACAGCGG CAGCAACGATCATCCGTGGCAAGCACTGGAAGCCAGCAAACGTCGGGTGCGTACGTGGATAGCGGTGTACGCATGGAAGAAATAGTGGAAGGTACCGTAGGAGCGCTCCATATTCTCGCGAGAGAATCACACAATAGGGTCATCATCAGATCTCAGAACGTTATTCCGATTTTCGTGCAG TTGCTATTCAATGAgatcgaaaatattcaacgCGTAGCGGCTGGAGTACTTTGCGAGCTTGCCGATGATAAGGAGGGTGCTGAGATGATCGAACAAGAAGGCGCTACTGCTCCCTTGACGGAGTTGCTTCATTCTAGGAATGAGGGTGTCGCGACTTACGCGGCAGCCGTGTTATTCCGCATGAGCGAGGACAAACCGCAAGAATACAAGAAACGTTTGTCAATGGAACTCACGAACTCTTTGTTCCGTGACGATACCAATCTCTGGAACGCTGACTTTGGGATGCCTCCAGTTTTGCAG
- the LOC128874648 gene encoding armadillo segment polarity protein isoform X1 translates to MSYQMSSNQSRPMSHGNYQGLGDLPMGSAKEQTLMWQQNSYMGDSGIHSGAVTQAPSLSGKEDDEMEGDQLMFDLDQGFAQGFTQDQVDEMNQQLSHTRSQRVRAAMFPETLEEGIEIPSTQFDPAQPTAVQRLAEPSQMLKHAVVNLINYQDDADLATRAIPELIKLLNDEDQVVVSKAAMVVHQLSKKEASRHAIMNSSQMVAALVRAISNSDDLESTKAAVGTLHNLSHHRQGLLAIFKSGGIPALVKLLSSPMESVLFYAITTLHNLLLHQDGSKMAVRLAGGLQKMVALLQRNNVKFLAIVTDCLQILAFGNQESKLIILASQGPIELVRIMRSYDYEKLLWTTSRVLKVLSVCPSNKPAIVEAGGMQALSMHLGNPSQRLVQNCLWTLRNLSDAGTKVDGLEGLLQSLVQVLSSTDVNVVTCAAGILSNLTCNNQRNKVTVCQVGGVDALVRTIIYADSREEISEPAVCALRHLTSRHGEAETAQNSVRLNYGIQVIVKLLHPSSRWPLVKAVIGLIRNLALCPANHGPLRDHGAIHHLVRLLMHAFPDTQRQQRSSVASTGSQQTSGAYVDSGVRMEEIVEGTVGALHILARESHNRVIIRSQNVIPIFVQLLFNEIENIQRVAAGVLCELADDKEGAEMIEQEGATAPLTELLHSRNEGVATYAAAVLFRMSEDKPQEYKKRLSMELTNSLFRDDTNLWNADFGMPPVLQDMLGPDQGYDGMYGQGPPSVHSSHGGRGYQPQGYGQIPVDSMQGLEIGGGSTYGAMDTMDVAHEGDLSFDHLEELPAPPQDNNQVAAWYDTDL, encoded by the exons ATGAGTTATCAAATGTCTTCAAACCAGTCCAGACCGA TGTCTCATGGAAATTATCAAGGTCTGGGGGATCTACCCATGGGTTCTGCCAAAGAGCAAACCCTAATGTGGCAACAAAATTCATACATGGGTGATTCGGGCATACACTCTGGCGCCGTCACCCAAGCGCCATCCTTGTCTGGTAAAGAGGATGACGAGATGGAGGGCGACCAATTAATGTTCGACTTGGACCAGGGGTTCGCCCAAGGGTTTACTCAAGACCAAGTCGACGAAATGAATCAACAGTTGAGTCACACGAGATCTCAGCGTGTTCGCGCTGCGATGTTTCCGGAAACTTTGGAAGAGGGTATTGAAATCCCTTCGACGCAATTTGATCCGGCTCAACCGACCGCTGTACAGAGATTGGCAGAACCAAGTCAAATGTTGAAACATGCCGTCGTCAACTTGATAAACTATCAGGACGACGCGGACCTAGCAACTCGTGCAATACCAGAATTAATTAAGTTGTTAAACGACGAGGACCAAGTTGTTGTATCTAAAGCAGCAATGGTGGTTCACCAATTGTCGAAGAAAGAGGCTTCTCGTCACGCTATCATGAACAGTTCTCAAATGGTAGCTGCGTTAGTTCGCGCCATCTCAAACAGTGATGATCTTGAATCGACAAAAGCAGCAGTTGGAACATTGCATAATTTATCTCATCACAGACAAGGTTTGCTGGCTATTTTCAAGAGCGGTGGTATACCTGCTCTCGTGAAACTCTTGAGCTCTCCGATGGAATCCGTTCTGTTCTACGCCATAACGACGCTTCATAATTTACTGTTACATCAGGATGGTTCTAAAATGGCCGTGCGTCTCGCCGGGGGCTTGCAAAAAATGGTCGCTCTACTTCAAcgaaacaatgtaaaattcttaGCTATAGTAACGGATTGTCTGCAAATTCTTGCATTTGGTAATCAGGAGAGCAAGTTAATCATATTAGCTTCGCAAGGACCAATAGAGCTAGTACGCATTATGCGTTCATACGATTACGAGAAGCTTCTGTGGACAACTTCCAGAGTCTTGAAAGTGTTATCAGTTTGTCCTAGCAATAAACCGGCGATAGTCGAAGCGGGTGGCATGCAAGCACTTTCCATGCATCTCGGTAACCCGAGTCAGAGACTCGTCCAAAACTGTTTGTGGACGCTACGAAATTTGTCGGACGCCGGCACCAAAGTCGACGGATTGGAAGGTTTGCTACAGAGTCTCGTACAAGTGCTTAGCTCGACCGACGTAAATGTCGTCACCTGTGCTGCTGGTATCTTGTCGAATCTTACTTGCAACAACCAACGCAACAAAGTAACGGTATGTCAGGTGGGCGGCGTCGATGCTCTCGTTCGTACCATCATTTATGCAGATAGCCGAGAAGAGATCAGCGAACCAGCGGTGTGCGCGCTCCGTCATTTGACGTCACGTCACGGAGAGGCAGAAACGGCACAGAATTCTGTCCGACTGAATTATGGCATCCAGGTCATAGTGAAGCTTCTACATCCATCTTCACGCTGGCCGCTTGTCAAAGCTGTGATTGGATTAATTCGTAATTTGGCACTTTGTCCTGCAAATCACGGCCCGCTTCGCGACCACGGAGCAATTCACCATCTCGTTAGGCTTTTGATGCACGCTTTCCCCGATACACAGCGG CAGCAACGATCATCCGTGGCAAGCACTGGAAGCCAGCAAACGTCGGGTGCGTACGTGGATAGCGGTGTACGCATGGAAGAAATAGTGGAAGGTACCGTAGGAGCGCTCCATATTCTCGCGAGAGAATCACACAATAGGGTCATCATCAGATCTCAGAACGTTATTCCGATTTTCGTGCAG TTGCTATTCAATGAgatcgaaaatattcaacgCGTAGCGGCTGGAGTACTTTGCGAGCTTGCCGATGATAAGGAGGGTGCTGAGATGATCGAACAAGAAGGCGCTACTGCTCCCTTGACGGAGTTGCTTCATTCTAGGAATGAGGGTGTCGCGACTTACGCGGCAGCCGTGTTATTCCGCATGAGCGAGGACAAACCGCAAGAATACAAGAAACGTTTGTCAATGGAACTCACGAACTCTTTGTTCCGTGACGATACCAATCTCTGGAACGCTGACTTTGGGATGCCTCCAGTTTTGCAG GACATGCTTGGCCCTGATCAAGGCTATGATGGTATGTATGGACAAGGACCCCCTAGCGTACACAGCAGCCACGGAGGCCGAGGGTACCAACCGCAAG